A single Cottoperca gobio chromosome 5, fCotGob3.1, whole genome shotgun sequence DNA region contains:
- the necap2 gene encoding adaptin ear-binding coat-associated protein 2 isoform X1 — translation MAEDSSYESMLCVKPEVHVYRIPPRASNRGYRAADWKLDEPAWSGRMKITAKDKIAYIKLEDKNTGELFAQAPVEQYPGCVVESVTDSSRYFVIRIEDGNGRHAFIGLGFADRGDSFDFNVALQDHFKWVKQEGELAKQEASDIVAPKLDLSFKEGQTIKISIGNIKKKEAGGVKPRGMAGGLLPPPPGVKVGGVIPPPVGQPAVSAEQTNPASLLDFGSPGPAAPPSADVWGDFTSAGSNSSKDAVTTGWVQFS, via the exons ATGGCAGAAGACAGCAGTTATGAGTCAATGCTCTGTGTTAAGCCCGAAGTTCACGTTTACCGGATCCCGCCGCGGGCCTCTAACCGAGGATATCG TGCTGCTGACTGGAAGCTGGATGAACCTGCATGGAGCGGTAGGATGAAAATCACTGCTAAAGACAAGATCGCCTACATTAAGTTAGAGGACAAAAACACAG GAGAGTTGTTTGCCCAAGCTCCAGTCGAACAGTATCCAGGGTGTGTAGTTGAATCAGTCACAGACTCCAGCAGATATTTTGTGATCCGGATAGAAGATGGCAATG GACGTCATGCTTTTATCGGTCTGGGTTTTGCTGATCGTGGAGACTCATTTGACTTCAACGTAGCTTTACAAGACCATTTTAA GTGGGTGAAGCAAGAAGGCGAGCTCGCGAAACAGGAAGCTTCTGATATTGTAGCACCTAAACTGGACCTCAGCTTCAAAGAGGGACAAACGATCAAGATCAGCATTGGG AATATCAAGAAGAAGGAAGCAGGCGGAGTCAAACCGCGCGGCATGGCCGGGGGTCTTCTCCCACCTCCACCAGGTGTAAAGGTTGGAGGTGTCATACCGCCTCCTGTGGGACAGCCGGCAGTCTCGGCTGAGCAGACTAACCCTG CCTCTCTTTTAGACTTTGGGTCCCCCGGCCCTGCAGCCCCACCCAGCGCCGACGTGTGGGGGGATTTCACATCTGCAGGCTCAAA ctccagtAAAGATGCTGTCACAACGGGATGGGTGCAGTTTAGTTGA
- the necap2 gene encoding adaptin ear-binding coat-associated protein 2 isoform X2 gives MAEDSSYESMLCVKPEVHVYRIPPRASNRGYRAADWKLDEPAWSGRMKITAKDKIAYIKLEDKNTGELFAQAPVEQYPGCVVESVTDSSRYFVIRIEDGNGRHAFIGLGFADRGDSFDFNVALQDHFKWVKQEGELAKQEASDIVAPKLDLSFKEGQTIKISIGNIKKKEAGGVKPRGMAGGLLPPPPGVKVGGVIPPPVGQPAVSAEQTNPASLLDFGSPGPAAPPSADVWGDFTSAGSNAL, from the exons ATGGCAGAAGACAGCAGTTATGAGTCAATGCTCTGTGTTAAGCCCGAAGTTCACGTTTACCGGATCCCGCCGCGGGCCTCTAACCGAGGATATCG TGCTGCTGACTGGAAGCTGGATGAACCTGCATGGAGCGGTAGGATGAAAATCACTGCTAAAGACAAGATCGCCTACATTAAGTTAGAGGACAAAAACACAG GAGAGTTGTTTGCCCAAGCTCCAGTCGAACAGTATCCAGGGTGTGTAGTTGAATCAGTCACAGACTCCAGCAGATATTTTGTGATCCGGATAGAAGATGGCAATG GACGTCATGCTTTTATCGGTCTGGGTTTTGCTGATCGTGGAGACTCATTTGACTTCAACGTAGCTTTACAAGACCATTTTAA GTGGGTGAAGCAAGAAGGCGAGCTCGCGAAACAGGAAGCTTCTGATATTGTAGCACCTAAACTGGACCTCAGCTTCAAAGAGGGACAAACGATCAAGATCAGCATTGGG AATATCAAGAAGAAGGAAGCAGGCGGAGTCAAACCGCGCGGCATGGCCGGGGGTCTTCTCCCACCTCCACCAGGTGTAAAGGTTGGAGGTGTCATACCGCCTCCTGTGGGACAGCCGGCAGTCTCGGCTGAGCAGACTAACCCTG CCTCTCTTTTAGACTTTGGGTCCCCCGGCCCTGCAGCCCCACCCAGCGCCGACGTGTGGGGGGATTTCACATCTGCAGGCTCAAA CGCATTATAA